The nucleotide window TTACCGGGCTTGCCACCACTATCCGGAGAGCTAATCTGGCCAATGCTGTCTCGTCTATCTCTTCGGATGAATTACGAGGCACGACCCAATCCCAAACCCTAAGTTCCGACTTATACGGTAAAATACCGGGCGCTAACATCAGTGCAAACTCAGGCGCTCCCGGTGGTGGAATTTCCATGAAACTGCGTGGCGTAACAACTATCAATGGATCTTCGGAACCACTTTACATTGTAGATGGCATCTACCTGAATAATGATGCTATTCCCAATGGATCAAATGCTGTAACTGCAGCTGCGGCCGGCGGTAGTGCATCTAACCAAGACAACGCGGTAAATCGCATTGCTGATCTTAATCCGGATGAAATCGAAAGCATAGAAGTACTCAAAGGAGCTTCTGCCGCAGCCATTTACGGGCAACGAGCATCCAGCGGGGTGGTTATCATCCAAACAAAACGAGGCAGTGTTGGACAACCTGAGTTTAGCGTTTCTCAATCGGTAGGCTTTAATACGATCATCAAAAAGCTCGGTTCACGCGACTTTACCACCGAAACAGCTGAAGCAGCATTTGGATCGACCGGACTTGCTCTCTTTAATGAGGCTCAAAGTGCAGGACGTTTCTTGGATTACGAGGAGCTCATGTATGGGCAAGAAGGAATGCTGGCTCGCACGCAAATAAGCAGCAGCTTTGGTAACGAATCTACCAGCTTTTACGTGAGCGGAAGTCTACAAGATGATGAAGGTATCATTCCCACTACGGGATATGAAAAACAGTCGATACGAGCGAATGTGGATCACCAGTTTACAGATGACCTTTCGATTAAGGTATCTTCTAATTATATCCACTCTGAATCATTCCGAGGGCTGACCAATAACGACAACACCGGTACCACCTTTGGTGTATCGATGGTTGCCACTCCCAATTTTATCGACTTGCGTCCTGATGAAACGGGCATATATCCGGAACATCCATTTAATTCGGCCAACCAACTGCAAACTCGTGATCTGTTTTCAAACGGTGAATTTGTGAACCGGGTCTTAACATCAGTAGAAGTTGACTACCGGATACTCCAACGAGCAAACCAGACCTTAAACTTCCGGTTTTCCGGTGGAGTGGATCACTTTAGCCAAAACAACAAACTTATATTCCCCAGCGAATTACAGTTTGAACAAGCCAGTGGTGCCCCTGGAACGCTGATTGAAACCAATACCAGTAACCTCAACACAAATACCTCTGCTTTATTCGTGCATACCATTTCTGCTAACGAAGAGCTCACCTTCACATCACAAGCTGGATACACCTCATTCAACAACGACCAAAACCGGGTATCAAATGTTTCGAACGGTGTACTTGGCACTCAAACGAATGTTGATCAGGCCGTATCCGTAAACGTAGATCAAACGAGAATCTTCCAGCGCGACCGCGGGTTCTTTGTCCAAGAGGAGGTCAACTTTGCTGATACGTACATAGCCACCGTTGGATTACGAGGCGATAAATCAGATCGCAACGGGGATGTCAATAAAACCTACCTGTATCCAAAAGCTTCAATAGCATGGAATATCACCAACGAAAACTTCTGGTCGACTGATGCCATTGACAATTTCAAGCTTCGCGTTGCTTATGGACAAACAGGAAACCTTTCTACGTTCGGGGCAAAATTCACTTCTTTGGCTCCCAACAATATTGGGGGATTAGGGGGTGTACTTCTTACTAATACACGCGGTGTTGATGACATCAAACCTGAACGGCAAAAAGAAATCGAAGGAGGCTTTGACATCACCCTTAAAGATGGTGTGGCATCTCTTGAGCTAACGGTCTATCAAAAGAAGATCGAAGATATGCTCCTGCAGCGAGAGCTCGAACCTTCTACCGGGTTTAGCTTCGAAAGTTTTAATGCCGGTGAAATGCGTAACAGGGGAATTGAAGCAAGCCTAAGCCTGCTCCCCGTAAATCGGCGCAACCTCAATTGGAGTGCTAATATCAATTTCTGGAAAAACGTTTCCAAAGTTACTGACCTCCCTGTTCCCGCTTTTGATGTTGGAGGTTTTGGTACTTCGCTCGGCGTATATCGCATCGAGGAGGGACAATCAGCCACCCAAATAGTTGGGCTCGACCCCCAAGTAGAAAATGGAAACCTTGTTACGGATGGAGACGGAAATCCCGTTATCATCCCTAAAAAGCTGGGCGATGGTGAACCCGACTTCCAGATGTCGATGCAAAATGAATTTAAAATCTTCAGAAATGTGGATTTCTCATTCCTGCTTCACTGGAAACAAGGGGGGGATATGGTTAACCTAACCGAGCTGCTGTTTGACCTCAATGGTACCACGCCCGACTATGATGATACCGACCTTACCTTCAAAGACTATCAAAATGAAGCCGCCGGTATTACTGATGACACTCCAAACGGTGTTAAACGACTAAACCTGTTGGGTATTAGCACTGATCAATTTATACAGGATGCTTCATATCTGCGGCTCCGTGAAATTGGCCTATACTACAATGTCCCAAACTCGCTGCTTGAAAATATAGGCGGGGGCCTGCGTGGTATCCGACTGGGAGCATCAGCAACCAACATGTTTACCTTTTCTCCCTATCGAAGCTACGATCCCGAGGCTTCTAATTTTGGAAATCAACCTATTGCCCAAGGTATTGAGGTAGCTCCTTATCCCTCATCCAAGCAATATTATTTCCACTTCAAAATCGACTTTTAACCTTGCAAGGTATCTTAATTATGAAACGATCAAATAAACTACTTTCAAAGATTGTACTACTTAGTACCATTTTGATGGTTTGGGGGATGGGATGCAATGTCGTAGATATTGACGACCGTCCGGACCCCAATAATTCGGAACTGCAAAACATTCTCGATAATCCATCACGATCGGATATTAGCACCCTCGTTTCCGGAACCGAAGCAGGGTTACGTACCGAACTCCGCATCTATCATATCAACGTTGGTATGATAGGACGGGAGATGTACCGCTTCCTTTCTGCCGAACCCCGCAATACCGGTGATTTACTCGGCAAAGGGAATGCACAGCTGGATGCTGGATCATTCTATATAACGCGAACCTGGGCTTCGTTTTATCGCGTTATTCGCAATGCTAATATTACCATCCAAGCTGCAACCACGCTCAACGACAATGGCATATATTCGGACGAAGAACTCAACGGTACGCTGGGGTATGCACGAACCATGAAGGCCTATCAATACCTGATGGCACTAACACAAACTAACGAAAATGGTATCCGGCAACAGTTAGAAGAGGATATCTTTAACACCGGCGATTTGCTTAGCACGGCAAATTCGTATCAGCTTATTGCTGACTTACTGGACGAAGCCGCCACAAATCTCACCAATGCTGGCTCAACCTTCCCATTCAATCTTTCCAGTGGATTTGACGGGTTAAATACTCCGGAAACCTTCCGGCAATTCAACCGCGCCCTGCGTGCTCGTGTTGAAGTATATCGCTCACAGCCCGACTGGAATGCCGTGCTCACTAACTACTTGCCTGAATCGTTTATTGATGAAACGGCAGATTTAGAATTTGGAGCCTATCACGTATTCTCAACGGCTACCAACGATCTGCTCAACCCGGTTTTTGCAGATCCACAAGCAGGCTCTGGCGACAGTTGGGTAGCCCACAACTCCTGGGTTGAAGATGCCGAAGCTGGTGATCTGCGTATCGACCAAAAAGTACAGCTTAGAGATGAACCAGCTTCACTTGATGGGCTTACCAGCGATTACGGATTATTTGTATATCAATCCCAAACCGCTCCCATGCCTATCCTTCGTAATGCAGAACTCCTGCTTATTCGAGCTGAAGCTCTTGCACAACGCAATAATATTGGCGACCTCGATGCGGCGGAAGATGATCTCAATGTCATTCGCAATGCAGCCGGACTTGCTGACTTTAACCGGGGCACTGGAGGCCAGGCTGAAGTTATCGACGAGATGCTTAACCAACGTCGATATGAACTATTCTTCGAAGGGCACCGCTGGGTTGATATGCGTCGGTATGATCGACTGGATGAACTCCCCATCGACCGCCCCGAAGATAATGTGTGGAGCTCATTCCCTATTCCCGAGAATGAAAATTTATAAACACAGAAGTTTTACAAGTAAAAAGGCCCCGGACCAATCGGGGCCTTTTTTATTTATCTCCATCCTTCGTTTTTGTATTTTAGGCGACTAATTTTAGGGATGAACAAACTTTTAGCTCATGTCAACATACGATTTCATCATTGTGGGGGCCGGTATCGTTGGGCTTTCTACTGCTTTTAAACTCTCTGAATCCTACCCTGACTTAGACATTCTGGTACTCGAAAAGGAAAATGAAGTAGCCGCCCATCAGACCGGAAATAACTCCGGTGTTATTCACTCCGGCATCTATTACAAACCCAACAGCTACCGGGCTAAAAATTGTGTCGACGGACGGCATCAATTGGTGGACTTTTGCGAACAGCATAAGGTCGATTACGAAATCTGTGGAAAAGTCATTGTCGCTACCGAAGAAGAAGATATTCCGAGGCTGGATACTATTTTTGAAACAGGACAGATCAATGAAATCGAAGGCATTAAAAAAATTGATCCCCAGGAAGTTGTTGAAATTGAGCCCTATGTAACAAATAGCGTAAAAGGTATTCACGTGCCGTGCTCAGGCATTGTTGATTATGTGGGCGTCTGTAAAAAGCTGCGTCAACTTATCGAACAAAAGGGAAATCGCGTGGCATGCGGACAGGAGGTCACAAATATCAACCAAGAGAACAGCGCCCTTTCTGTTAAAACAACAACGGACTCTTTTTCCGGTCAACATTTAATTAATTGTGCAGGACTGTATAGTGATCACGTTGCTAAATCTGCAGGCGTTCATCCTAACATCCAAATTGTCCCTTTCCGCGGTGAGTATTATGAGCTCAAGCCAGAAGTCCAACACTTTGTTAACGGATTAATTTATCCCATGCCCAATCCAGCTTTCCCATTCCTGGGCGTTCATTTTACCAAAATGGTTCGAGGAGCTGTGGAATGTGGCCCCAATGCCGTTTTTGCTTTCAAACGCGAAGGCTACGATAAGCTCTCTTTTGATATGGAAGAAACCATCGAAACACTCAACTTTCCAGGCTTTTATAATTTAGCTCGCAAATATTGGAAAATGGGACTGGATGAGTGGTATCGATCCTTTTCAAAACGGGCATTTGTCAAAGGACTTCAAAAGTTAATTCCCTCTATCCGACCTAAACACTTAAAACCTTCGCCATCGGGCGTTCGAGCCATGGCCCTAAAACCGAATGGTGAAATTCTGGACGACTTCCAGTTTGAAGTCACTCAGAATGAAATCCACGTACTCAATGCTCCGAGTCCTGCTGCAACGGCCGGATTAGCCATCGGCGACGAAATTCTGAAACGTGCTGAAAAAGCATTTATGTAGGTAAAAGCATACTAATTATCTAAATCCTGAGGGTTGTGGAACCCTTCCCGATTTGTATTCTAACCTTGCAAAGGCATTTAAATATTGGTATATCTCCTCCCTATGGATATACCAACACTCGAGACTACTACAGAAATTCATACCGATGAACAGACGCGCCGTCTTTACGCTACGGATGCTTCCAGTTATGAGGAGTTACCGGCTGGCGTAGCATTTCCAAAATCCGCCCAGGAAATTGCCCAAATAGTAAAAAAAGCACGGCAAATGGGTCAACCTATCACGGCCCGAGGAGCAGGCACAAGCCTCGCAGGACAAACAACCGGCGGTGGTATCATCATGGATGTGGGACGTAATATGAACCGTGTTGTTGAGATCAATCCGGACCAACAGTTTGCGCACGTACAACCGGGTGTAATCCGAGATACTCTAAATCGCGAGTTGGATCAATACAATTTACTATTTGGACCCGATACAGCCACAACTAACCGCTGCATGATTGGCGGTATGATTGGTAATAACTCCTGCGGAATTTTTTCCATCAAATACAAAACGACCCGCGAGCATGTGCTCGAAATTGATGCCGTACTGAGTGATGGGTCGCATGCTACCTTTAAGCCACTTTCAGAAACGGAACTGGCAGCCAAAATGGAACTCGATACGCTTGAAGGACACATCTATCGAGAAATAATTGCGCTCGTTCGTGAGCATCGCAACGAAATTTTAGAAAACTATCCCCATCCCGAAATTATTCGTCGCAACACCGGCTATGCCCTCGATCGTCTTTGCGAGATGCAACCTTTCAATCCCGATGGACGAAAGTTTAATATGGCCGAATTGCTTTGTGGAAGCGAAGGGACACTGGCCATGACGTCTTCGGCGAAGCTAAATATTCTGCCCAAAGATCCCGAATCCGTCATTCTTGCCCCACATTTTCCAACCATCAGGAAAGCACTTGAAGCCACCGTCGAAATTGTGGAAGAAGATCCCGCCGCCGTTGAGTTGGTTGACGACATTATCCTAAATGCAACCAAAGGCAATATCGAACAGCGCGAAAATCGTTTCTTTTTAGATGGCGATCCCAAGGCGATTCTCATCGTGCAGCTCGATGGTAATGATATCGGTGAGCTGCAACAAAAAGCCAAACGCCTTTCGCAAAAGTTACAAAAAGCAGGACTTAGTGAATCTACCCCCATTATCACTGATGAAGATAAAAAGCAGCGAGTATGGAATCTGCGCAAAGCAGGCTTGGGATTACTCATGGGACTCGGCTCTGAAGGACGTACCCCTACTTTTGCTGAAGATACGGCGGTTCGCGTTCCTGACTTGCCCGATTATATAGATGATTTTCAAAAGATTTTAGACAAACATAAAACCAACTGCGTGTTTTATGCGCATGCGTCGGTCGGTGAACTGCACCTGCGTCCAGTGATTAACCTGCAAAAGCCGGATGAGATTGAAAAAATGAAAACTATGGCTGGTGAAATTGCGGATCTAATACGCAATTATCGCGGTTCACTATCGGGTGAACACGGTGATGGTCGAGCACGTGCTCCCTATATCGAGAAAGTACTGGGTACAGAGATGATGCCGCTGCTGAAAAAGGTAAAACAGATCTGGGATCCCGAAAATATTTTCAATCCCGGTAAAATTACCGATCCCAAGCCTATGGAGCAGGATCTCCGCTATTCCCCCCGCTATCAGCGTCCCGATGTAGACACGCATTTTAATTGGCGTAAAGAAGACAGTTTTGCCGATGCTGTGGAACTTTGCAATGGCGCGGGAGTCTGCCGAAAGCTTGCTGACAGTGGGGGCACGATGTGTCCCAGTTATATGGTTACCAAAGAAGAAAAAGATTCTACACGTGGACGAGCAAACCTATTCCGTCAACTTTTTTCAGGTAAGCAGCAAGAGGCGTTTAAATCTGAAGAACTTAATGATGCCCTGGATCTTTGCCTGAG belongs to Fodinibius sp. Rm-B-1B1-1 and includes:
- a CDS encoding FAD-binding and (Fe-S)-binding domain-containing protein, whose product is MDIPTLETTTEIHTDEQTRRLYATDASSYEELPAGVAFPKSAQEIAQIVKKARQMGQPITARGAGTSLAGQTTGGGIIMDVGRNMNRVVEINPDQQFAHVQPGVIRDTLNRELDQYNLLFGPDTATTNRCMIGGMIGNNSCGIFSIKYKTTREHVLEIDAVLSDGSHATFKPLSETELAAKMELDTLEGHIYREIIALVREHRNEILENYPHPEIIRRNTGYALDRLCEMQPFNPDGRKFNMAELLCGSEGTLAMTSSAKLNILPKDPESVILAPHFPTIRKALEATVEIVEEDPAAVELVDDIILNATKGNIEQRENRFFLDGDPKAILIVQLDGNDIGELQQKAKRLSQKLQKAGLSESTPIITDEDKKQRVWNLRKAGLGLLMGLGSEGRTPTFAEDTAVRVPDLPDYIDDFQKILDKHKTNCVFYAHASVGELHLRPVINLQKPDEIEKMKTMAGEIADLIRNYRGSLSGEHGDGRARAPYIEKVLGTEMMPLLKKVKQIWDPENIFNPGKITDPKPMEQDLRYSPRYQRPDVDTHFNWRKEDSFADAVELCNGAGVCRKLADSGGTMCPSYMVTKEEKDSTRGRANLFRQLFSGKQQEAFKSEELNDALDLCLSCKACKSECPANVDMAKMKAEFMQGWHEEHGISLGERFFAQAATLYPLASLFPTLSNWIMEQPVTKELLQQFLGIDKRRNLPTFADQTFMNWWNNHNNSSDRKTSNQMRVVLLIDIFTNYHEPKIGKSAVRFLESQGYEVITPDFHEVGRPQISKGMLDHAKEILDQNLPKLATFAEQDIPIVGLEPSEILTLRDEYLDLCDEDQVHSAQIVGKNSYMFEEFVTQILAEAPLSPKKQQVYVHGHCHAKSLVGNKPVATVLQNAGYQVKVLDTGCCGMAGSFGYEADHYEVSMKIGGQRLFPALQELTDEAIICAPGFSCRHQINDGVGKKAYHPAELLAHSLG
- the lhgO gene encoding L-2-hydroxyglutarate oxidase codes for the protein MSTYDFIIVGAGIVGLSTAFKLSESYPDLDILVLEKENEVAAHQTGNNSGVIHSGIYYKPNSYRAKNCVDGRHQLVDFCEQHKVDYEICGKVIVATEEEDIPRLDTIFETGQINEIEGIKKIDPQEVVEIEPYVTNSVKGIHVPCSGIVDYVGVCKKLRQLIEQKGNRVACGQEVTNINQENSALSVKTTTDSFSGQHLINCAGLYSDHVAKSAGVHPNIQIVPFRGEYYELKPEVQHFVNGLIYPMPNPAFPFLGVHFTKMVRGAVECGPNAVFAFKREGYDKLSFDMEETIETLNFPGFYNLARKYWKMGLDEWYRSFSKRAFVKGLQKLIPSIRPKHLKPSPSGVRAMALKPNGEILDDFQFEVTQNEIHVLNAPSPAATAGLAIGDEILKRAEKAFM
- a CDS encoding SusC/RagA family TonB-linked outer membrane protein, producing the protein MTHIYKHLLILGFTLLFSYEVSAQFTVSGTIIDERTGDVLVGANIFHAETSRGTTTDVDGQFTIELPGNEAVLRISYVGYIAKNVDVDASSDNITVELAPDVANLEEVVVTGLATTIRRANLANAVSSISSDELRGTTQSQTLSSDLYGKIPGANISANSGAPGGGISMKLRGVTTINGSSEPLYIVDGIYLNNDAIPNGSNAVTAAAAGGSASNQDNAVNRIADLNPDEIESIEVLKGASAAAIYGQRASSGVVIIQTKRGSVGQPEFSVSQSVGFNTIIKKLGSRDFTTETAEAAFGSTGLALFNEAQSAGRFLDYEELMYGQEGMLARTQISSSFGNESTSFYVSGSLQDDEGIIPTTGYEKQSIRANVDHQFTDDLSIKVSSNYIHSESFRGLTNNDNTGTTFGVSMVATPNFIDLRPDETGIYPEHPFNSANQLQTRDLFSNGEFVNRVLTSVEVDYRILQRANQTLNFRFSGGVDHFSQNNKLIFPSELQFEQASGAPGTLIETNTSNLNTNTSALFVHTISANEELTFTSQAGYTSFNNDQNRVSNVSNGVLGTQTNVDQAVSVNVDQTRIFQRDRGFFVQEEVNFADTYIATVGLRGDKSDRNGDVNKTYLYPKASIAWNITNENFWSTDAIDNFKLRVAYGQTGNLSTFGAKFTSLAPNNIGGLGGVLLTNTRGVDDIKPERQKEIEGGFDITLKDGVASLELTVYQKKIEDMLLQRELEPSTGFSFESFNAGEMRNRGIEASLSLLPVNRRNLNWSANINFWKNVSKVTDLPVPAFDVGGFGTSLGVYRIEEGQSATQIVGLDPQVENGNLVTDGDGNPVIIPKKLGDGEPDFQMSMQNEFKIFRNVDFSFLLHWKQGGDMVNLTELLFDLNGTTPDYDDTDLTFKDYQNEAAGITDDTPNGVKRLNLLGISTDQFIQDASYLRLREIGLYYNVPNSLLENIGGGLRGIRLGASATNMFTFSPYRSYDPEASNFGNQPIAQGIEVAPYPSSKQYYFHFKIDF
- a CDS encoding RagB/SusD family nutrient uptake outer membrane protein yields the protein MKRSNKLLSKIVLLSTILMVWGMGCNVVDIDDRPDPNNSELQNILDNPSRSDISTLVSGTEAGLRTELRIYHINVGMIGREMYRFLSAEPRNTGDLLGKGNAQLDAGSFYITRTWASFYRVIRNANITIQAATTLNDNGIYSDEELNGTLGYARTMKAYQYLMALTQTNENGIRQQLEEDIFNTGDLLSTANSYQLIADLLDEAATNLTNAGSTFPFNLSSGFDGLNTPETFRQFNRALRARVEVYRSQPDWNAVLTNYLPESFIDETADLEFGAYHVFSTATNDLLNPVFADPQAGSGDSWVAHNSWVEDAEAGDLRIDQKVQLRDEPASLDGLTSDYGLFVYQSQTAPMPILRNAELLLIRAEALAQRNNIGDLDAAEDDLNVIRNAAGLADFNRGTGGQAEVIDEMLNQRRYELFFEGHRWVDMRRYDRLDELPIDRPEDNVWSSFPIPENENL